The following are encoded together in the Corticium candelabrum chromosome 1, ooCorCand1.1, whole genome shotgun sequence genome:
- the LOC134182637 gene encoding regulator of G-protein signaling 12-like, translated as MNKRAAAGVGAEDDGTNMLGAVTSAREYELVRRTNGYGFTLSGEFPSVVTSILPLSSADENGLQPGMLVLEVDGIDVSRARHEDVVGLVAGSRDTVRLLCTVCNLDVDDSLANRRSASAGIMNEQAAIARRMSLPSSDESLPLNQAMNGQFVPADNADGQYKVKKQRKSLMLALAAGREEAHVRTREALGDRNAVGLSPRDESERDSHQDSGLRLGYSVVRFPVAYFGSVQVTATSKVTQQGRVDTIRRCVARVQAEGRCAPVTLEATSTSISLINTHGRVLIEIPAHQLAYSCICIDDTRFFAIVTRRLRRHEKHLSTQKHPLCHVFMVNGSRRYTSQDSLNQSAQETSHILKSIADVLKTSKRQKGVQLSQPSEQIIGDHAGSGSSDGQQPGVFMIGRTVSVDNIIEQSSNDWRGMSDPDLFNPNLLNVDIRRKSFHVTSSPSLPTDMDIVGRYPNQPSHGSNTIENDQPPDDYPEVWEVSDQDSIVDLPPPPPPLLETLGAPQRKDLGCSQASPYHSELPRQSGSQKAREMSSQLSCNIDQPGVNEDGINGKMDQAGVTVSKSNNFLDLPDWFTEDYIPRLQSLEGRRGRVSREKTSLDAVRSHGRIPRVSPIERDVAQHGQGVDFVTSTDPDEKLPVSPGAQSHGYVNDINQGGTLLNTSMDSLALMSTVGSEYSVRGDVKRIASWALSLTRLLKDPEGVACLTEFMRSEHSDENLSFWLQCQEFAELRESGALQAEAQMIYDEFLSESAPTPVNIDFHTIHQVAASLNCPHKDMFAKAQREVFRLMKMDCHPRFIRSTLYQQCVVAEMENLPLPIDPLSPKAKVKVQLRSSSFQCTSRTQGADEPAQTKSSLSISSGYGSQTEERKKKEKEKKRRGIFWGIRRKVKSQSAEELDGHVGDRNSAAVVLSEEGRLDEFKQLADVSGGSNEQMFRVILPDSSSTIVMAKHGRTVKEALQKLFDRRKLEFELLDVVIQSNGEVVPYEAPVSCLHNKEVRLQSAGLTFKALFADNVHITVKVNKKKTIRDVLSGVMTQRGLDIDCHVVHLDNCPVPLQLDISSTLLVNQTVLIKPTAQITREIYENESSASPDRGYQSERPSSSLSMQSEQSNALKVKTRNFQQAHLDLKATKSAPTRSASDDAVTDGELTTCLPSSPRGRKREDEVKKMRKSGRKKKDDARVSTEVASRGLMPAPSTDDLITLLNRIQCDRLDDQRTGLPSPDPLPDLLIQRTQSQSDVLDGGADRPPLLPRSDSNESRRSLTLPVTVNEMRQLTPPFGDDGISHGRRSPNVAADRKWVGNGGANDQSLSVPDLCPVDDPTFACPPDITDVDVGDGAVTRRAAYARSRRKEREPVTSTPTRDAALRGSQRFGDVSTRQERRRVERSLMITQHPIGRYQLSHEQRRESKRRDRLVGQKLHDASGMSETSVTFV; from the exons ATGAACAAGCGGGCAGCAGCAGGAGTAGGAGCGGAGGACGACGGGACCAACATGCTGGGCGCCGTGACTAGCGCGCGCGAGTACGAGCTGGTGCGTCGCACTAACGGCTACGGCTTCACGTTGTCGGGCGAATTTCCGTCGGTGGTGACGAGCATACTGCCGCTCAGCTCGGCCGACGAGAATGGCCTACAGCCAGGGATGCTCGTTTTGGAAGTCGACGGCATCGACGTGTCGCGTGCGAGACACGAGGACGTCGTCGGTTTGGTCGCCGGCAGCAGAGACACGGTGCGTCTACTCTGCACGGTGTGCAACCTCGACGTCGACGACAGCTTGGCCAATCGAAGGAGTGCGAGCGCAGGTATAATGAACGAACAGGCGGCGATTGCGCGGAGAATGAGTCTGCCGAGCAGCGACGAGTCGTTGCCGCTCAATCAGGCGATGAATGGACAATTCGTACCGGCTGACAACGCCGACGGTCAATACAAAGTGAAAAAACAGAGAAAGTCTCTCATGTTGGCTCTCGCTGCAGGACGCGAAGAGGCGCATGTAAGAACGAGGGAAGCACTAGGGGATAGGAATGCGGTGGGACTGTCACCAAGGGATGAATCCGAGAGAGATTCCCATCAGGATTCGGGCCTCAGGTTAGGCTACTCGGTAGTTCGGTTTCCCGTCGCGTATTTTGGATCGGTACAAGTCACGGCTACCTCCAAGGTGACGCAACAGGGCCGCGTTGATACTATCAGACGGTGTGTTGCAAGGGTACAGGCTGAAGGGAGGTGTGCACCAGTGACGTTGGAAGCCACAAGCACAAGCATCAGTCTCATTAATACTCACGGTCGAGTACTGATCGAGATACCGGCGCACCAGTTGGCTTACAGCTGCATCTGTATCGATGACACTCGATTTTTTGCGATTGTCACTCGTAGACTGAGACGACACGAGAAACATTTGTCCACACAGAAGCATCCGTTGTGTCACGTGTTTATGGTTAACGGATCCAGGAGATACACTTCGCAGGACAGTCTTAATCAATCCGCACAGGAAACGTCGCACATCTTGAAGTCGATTGCGGATGTATTGAAGACTTCAAAACGTCAGAAGGGTGTTCAACTAAGTCAACCATCGGAGCAAATAATCGGCGATCATGCCGGGAGTGGAAGCAGCGACGGACAACAACCGGGAGTCTTTATGATCGGACGTACAGTTTCCGTCGACAATATTATCGAGCAGTCGTCGAATGACTGGAGAGGTATGTCTGACCCTGATCTTTTCAATCCTAATCTTCTCAACGTGGACATAAGACGAAAGTCTTTTCATGTGACTTCGTCACCGAGTCTTCCAACAGACATGGACATCGTTGGACGATACCCTAATCAACCATCACACGGAAGTAACACTATTGAAAATGATCAACCACCAGATGACTATCCAGAGGTGTGGGAAGTGTCAGACCAAGACTCCATCGTTGACCTTCCGCCACCCCCACCACCGTTGTTAGAGACACTTGGTGCACCGCAAAGGAAAGATTTGGGTTGTTCGCAAGCATCTCCGTATCACTCTGAGTTGCCTAGACAGTCAG GGTCACAAAAAGCACGGGAAATGAGCAGTCAGTTGAGCTGCAATATCGATCAACCTGGTGTGAATGAAGATGGGATAAACGGAAAAATGGACCAAGCAGGTGTTACTGTCTCTAAGAGCAACAACTTCCTCGACCTGCCTGATTGGTTTACAGAAGACTACATCCCGAGACTTCAGTCTCTCGAAGGAAGACGCGGTCGTGTTAGCAGAGAGAAGACTTCACTTGATGCGGTTCGTTCTCACGGTCGTATACCACGTGTCTCTCCCATTGAACGAGATGTAGCTCAGCACGGTCAAGGCGTCGACTTTGTCACTTCAACTGATCCGGATGAGAAGTTACCAGTGTCACCCGGTGCTCAAAGCCACGGCTATGTGAACGATATAAACCAAGGAGGCACGTTGCTGAACACCAGCATGGACAGTTTGGCTCTGATGTCGACGGTCGGGAGTGAGTACAGCGTTCGTGGTGATGTTAAACGGATCGCCAGTTGGGCTCTCAGCCTCACTCGTTTGCTAAAGGATCCGGAAGGCGTGGCATGTCTCACG GAGTTTATGAGATCGGAACACAGCGACGAGAACTTGTCATTTTGGCTACAGTGTCAGGAATTTGCCGAATTGCGGGAGTCTGGAGCG TTGCAGGCAGAAGCTCAAATGATCTATGATGAGTTTTTGTCCGAGAGTGCACCCACTCCAGTCAACATTGATTTCCACACGATTCACCAGGTGGCTGCAAGCCTCAATTGTCCTCACAAGGATATGTTTGCGAAGGCTCAGCGCGAG GTATTCAGACTCATGAAAATGGACTGTCATCCTCGCTTCATTCGTTCGACTCTATATCAGCAGTGCGTAGTGGCTGAGATGGAAAACTTACCCTTGCCAATTGATCCTCTATCGCCGAAG GCAAAGGTCAAGGTTCAACTGAGATCCTCGTCATTTCAGTGCACTAGCAGAACGCAAGGAGCCGACGAACCCGCTCAAACAAAATCGAGCTTGTCTATTTCATCCGGTTATGGCTCACAGACTGAAGAACGCAAGAAGaaggagaaagagaagaagaggAGAGGCATCTTTTGGGGCATACGAAGGAAGGTAAAGTCACAGTCGGCTGAAGAATTGGATGGACATGTTGGAGATCGTAACAGTGCTGCGGTCGTCCTGAGCGAAGAAGGACGATTGGATGAG TTCAAGCAGTTGGCCGATGTTAGTGGAGGTTCAAATGAGCAGATGTTTCGTGTCATCTTGCCGGACAGCTCGTCGACGATTGTGATGGCGAAGCATGGCAGGACAGTGAAGGAGGCGTTGCAGAAGTTGTTTGATAGGAGGAAGTTGGAGTTTGAGTTGCTCGATGTTGTGATACAGAGCAACGGCGAG GTCGTCCCATATGAAGCTCCTGTTTCATGCCTTCACAACAAAGAAGTTCGTCTTCAGAGCGCAGGATTGACTTTCAA AGCACTGTTTGCTGATAATGTTCACATAACAGTCAaagtaaacaaaaagaaaacgaTCCGAGACGTTCTGAGTGGTGTGATGACTCAGAGAGGATTGGATATCGACTGCCACGTTGTTCACCTG gATAACTGTCCCGTTCCATTACAACTCGACATTTCATCAACTCTTCTCGTAAACCAGACCGTCCTGATCAAACCCACAGCACAGATAACGC GCGAAATCTACGAGAACGAATCGAGCGCGTCGCCGGACAGAGGATACCAAAGCGAACGTCCGTCGTCATCGCTATCGATGCAGTCGGAGCAGTCGAACGCGTTGAAAGTCAAGACGCGCAACTTTCAACAGGCGCATCTCGATCTGAAGGCGACAAAGTCGGCGCCGACGAGGTCGGCGAGCGACGACGCGGTGACGGACGGCGAGCTGACGACGTGTCTGCCGTCGAGTCCGCGCGGCAGGAAGCGGGAAGACGAGGTGAAGAAGATGCGAAAGAGTGGGAGAAAGAAGAAGGATGATGCGAGAGTCAGCACGGAAGTGGCGAGCCGTGGTTTGATGCCGGCACCATCAACAGACG ATTTGATTACGTTGTTGAATCGGATACAGTGTGATCGGCTCGACGATCAGCGCACCGGTTTGCCGTCGCCCGATCCGTTACCGGATCTTCTCATACAACGCACCCAATCACAATCGGACGTCCTCGACGGCGGCGCCGACCGACCGCCGTTGTTGCCGCGGAGCGACAGCAATGAAAGCCGCCGGAGTCTCACACTGCCCGTTACCGTGAACGAAATGCGGCAGCTCACGCCGCCATTTGGCGACGACGGAATTTCGCACGGTCGACGCTCTCCGAACGTCGCGGCGGACAGGAAATGGGTGGGTAACGGCGGCGCCAACGATCAGTCGCTGTCGGTTCCCGATCTCTGCCCGGTCGACGACCCGACGTTCGCATGTCCGCCCGACATcaccgacgtcgacgtcggcgaCGGCGCGGTCACGCGACGGGCTGCATATGCGCGGTCGCGACGAAAAGAGCGCGAGCCGGTGACGAGCACGCCTACCAGGGATGCCGCGCTGCGTGGCAGCCAGAGGTTCGGCGACGTTTCTACGAGGCAAGAGCGACGTAGAGTCGAAAGGAGCTTGATGATTACCCAGCATCCTATCGGTCGGTATCAACTGTCGCATGAACAGCGGAGGGAGTCGAAACGACGAGACAGATTGGTCGGTCAGAAGTTGCACGATGCCAGTGGCATGAGCGAGACGAGTGTCACATTCGTATAG
- the LOC134193567 gene encoding uncharacterized protein LOC134193567, which yields MALLYEDLREAIKYEDGPRVIQHWRMWLLYFLATKRSNYSNEAANLLANLKADFSKRLAYIVTHNRAVNSLGIPGHGKAIDMAVEHHNLVIKTALRSSGGSITLHHLRVISLASQLLHDAALLCDQEVHAPHVGTRHTSTSAEKDIQMMTSNLLASQVTCRIPKRKLPSNRHFTTPEKKGYEVALSKQWIAKFLSKTDLRIEDNQSTEDHEEIDFLDDIQL from the coding sequence ATGGCCCTCCTTTATGAAGATTTGAGGGAAGCCATCAAGTACGAAGATGGCCCAAGAGTTATCCAACATTGGCGAATGTGGTTACTGTACTTcctcgcaacaaagagaaGCAACTACAGCAATGAAGCAGCAAATCTCTTAGCCAATCTGAAGGCTGACTTTTCCAAGAGGCTTGCTTACATAGTAACTCACAACAGAGCTGTTAATTCTCTGGGCATACCTGGTCATGGGAAAGCAATAGACATGGCAGTagaacaccacaatcttgTCATCAAAACAGCTTTACGATCTTCTGGTGGCAGTATCACCCTCCATCATTTAAGAGTAATAAGCTTAGCATCTCAGCTATTACATGATGCTGCACTGTTATGCGATCAGGAAGTTCATGCTCCTCATGTAGGTACAAggcatacaagtacaagtgctgaaaaagacatccaaatgatgacatccaatctATTGGCCAGTCAAGTCACTTGTCGGATTCCCAAAAGAAAGTTGCCATCTAACAGACATTTCACAACACCAGAGAAAAAAGGATATGAAGTTGCCTTATCCAAGCAATGGATTGCAAAGTTCCTAAGTAAGACAGACCTGAGAATTGAGGACAATCAGTCCACTGAAGACcatgaagaaattgattttcttgatgacatacagctatga